A DNA window from Impatiens glandulifera chromosome 7, dImpGla2.1, whole genome shotgun sequence contains the following coding sequences:
- the LOC124946211 gene encoding protein TRACHEARY ELEMENT DIFFERENTIATION-RELATED 7A-like — protein METQLLIFSSPVLNFGIFISFFLSFPSIAFSQKDFPGKNPPPPPPPSSPPPFSLFPPPPPPHQPLLSPPNTGVTAQSPAPHPSTNPRPRPPPPPWSPRRLPPPAAAPPIDHELAPLESPATAMKEEINQGKKIGLIFLGVAGILQIVVISFLIIKRKQLLKN, from the coding sequence ATGGAGACGCAATTGTTGATTTTCTCTTCACCTGTTCTTAATTTCGgaattttcatttcctttttcCTTTCTTTCCCATCAATCGCCTTCTCTCAAAAAGATTTTCCCGGCAAAAACCCACCCCCTCCGCCACCGCCGTCTTCGCCGCCGCCGTTTTCCCTTTTTCctcctccgccgccgccgcacCAGCCGCTTTTATCCCCTCCGAACACCGGCGTTACTGCTCAATCGCCGGCGCCTCATCCTTCAACAAACCCACGTCCTCGGCCGCCGCCGCCTCCTTGGTCGCCGCGGCGGTTGCCACCTCCGGCGGCGGCGCCTCCGATTGACCATGAATTGGCTCCATTAGAAAGTCCGGCGACGGCGATGAAGGAGGAGATTAATCAGGGGAAGAAAATCGGGTTGATTTTTCTGGGTGTTGCAGGTATTTTGCAGATTGTTGTGATTTCATTCTTGATTATCAAGAGAAAGCAATTGCTTAagaactaa